A window of Nocardioidaceae bacterium genomic DNA:
AGGGGACGACCGCCGGCTCCGGTCCCAGGTGCACCGACCCGCTCGGCAGCGGACAGCCCGAGGCCACCAGGGCCGGCCCCACCTCCGGGTCAGGCTCCTCGCGGGCGGCGTACGTGTCGAGGATGACGACCTCGTCCGCGGCCCCCAGGGCAGCACCCATCTCGGGTCCCAGCAGGCGCGTCCGGGAGACCATGTGCGGCTGGAAGCAGACGATCAGGCGCTGCCCCTCCTCGAGGAGGCTGCGCGCCGCATCCAGGTCCCCGGTGATCTCACGGGGGTGGTGGGCGTAGGAGTCGTAGACGCGGACGCCGCCGGCCTCACCCTTGCGCTCCATGCGCCGCCGCGTGCCGGTGAACCCCTCGAGCCCGCGGGCGAGCGCCTCCACGTCGTAGCCGAGCCCGACACCGCACGCCAGCGCCGCGAGCGCGTCGAGCACGTAGTGGCGGCCCGGGATCTGCAGGGCCACCGCGACGTCGGGGACGCCCACGTCGGGCCGAGCGGTCACGGTGAAGAAGGAGCGGCCCCCGGTGACGCGGACGTCGACCGCGCGCAGGTCGGCGTCCTCGGCCTCGCCGACGCTCAGCACGCGGAGTCCGCGCTGCATCGCCGGCGCCGCCAGCGCCCGGGCGCCGGGGTCGTCGATGCACAGCACGACGAACCCGCCGGGCTCGACGCGGTCGAGGAACGCGACGAACGCACGCGCGTACGCCTCCTCGGTGCCCCAGTTGTCGAGGTGGTCGGCCTCGACGTTGGTGACCACAGCGGCGTGGGGGGTGTAGACGAGGAACGCGCCGTCGGACTCGTCGGCCTCGACCACGAAGTCCGGTCCGGCGCCGTCGGCGGCGTTGGTGCCGAGCTGGGCGAGGTCGCCACCCACCGCGAAGGAGGGGTCGACGCCCGCCTCGCGCAGCGCCATCGTCAGCAGGGAGGTGGTCGTGGTCTTGCCGTGGGTGCCGGCGACGGCGAGGGCGCGCTTGTCGAGCAGCACCGACTGCAGCGCCGCCGACCGCGGCCAGATGCGCAGCCCGCGTTGCCGGGCCGCCACGACCTCGGGGTTGTCGTCCTTGACCGCCGTGGACACGACCACGGTGTCGGCGTCGCCGAGCTGGTCCGCGGCGTGCCCGACGTGCACGGTCATGCCCGCCTCGCCGAGCGCCGCCAGGGTCGCGGAGTCGGCGCCGTCGCTGCCGGAGACGCGTACGCCCCGGGCCGCCATGACCCGGGCGATGCCGGAGAGCCCGGCGCCACCGATGCCGACGAAGTGCACGTGGCCGAGCTCGCCGACGGCGAGGATGCGGTCGGGGATGTCGACCCGCATCAGCGTCCCGTCCCCGCTGCGCCCGCTGCGGTCACGGCCTCACGCACCATCGCGGCGAGCCGCTCGTCGGCGTCGCGCGGGATGAGATCGGTGGCGGCGGCGCCCATGCGCGTGAGTCGCTCGGGGTCGGCGAGCAGCGGCACCAGGTGCTGGACGGCCCACGTCGGGCCGAACTCGCCGTCGGCGACCAGCAGCGCCCCACCGGCGTCCACGACACCGGCCGCGTTGAGCGCCTGCTCGCCGTTGCCGTGCGGCAGCGGCACGAACACCGCGGGCAGGCCCACGGCGGCGACCTCGGTGACCGTGTTGGACCCCGACCGGCACACCACGGCGTCGGCGGCGGCGTACGCGAGGTCCATGCGGTCGACGTAGTCGCGCACGACGTACGCGGGCCCGCCGGGGTCGGCCGCGGCCATCGCGTCGGCGTCGACGCCTCCCTGGGCGCCGGTCACGTGCAGCACCTGCACACCGGCGGCGGCGAGCTCGGCGCGGACGCCCGGGACGGTCTGGTTGAGCCGGCGGGCGCCCTGGGAGCCGCCCGTGACCAGCAGGGTCGTGCGTGCCGGGTCCAGCCCGAAGTGCGCGGCGGCCTCCGCCCGGAGCGCCGCCCGGTCGAGGGTGGAGATCATGCGGCGGATCGGCAGTCCGGTGAACGTGGCCCCGCGCAGCACGGTGTCGGGGAAGCTCGTCGCGACGTGCTCGGTCAGGCGCGCGCCGAGCTTGTTGGCGATGCCCGGCAGGGCGTTGCCCTCGTGCACGACCAGCGGCAGCCGACGACGGCGGGCGGCGAGGTAGGCGGGGACCGAGACGTACCCGCCGAACCCGACCACGACGTCGGGCCGGACCCGGTCGATCACGGCGAGGGTCTCGGACACGGCGCGGCGTACGCGGCCCGGCACCCGCACCAGGTCGGCGCTCAGCGAGCGCGGCAGGGGCACCGGGGGCACCAGCTCGAGGGGGTAGCCCGCCTCGGGGACCACGCGCGTCTCCAGCCCCTTGGGCGTGCCCAGGGCCGTGACCTGCGTGCTCGGGTCGAGCCGACGCAGCGCGTCCGCGGTCGCCAGCAGGGGTGAGGTGTGGCCGGCGGTGCCGCCGCCGGCGAGCAGGACGCGCATCAGCGGCCGGCCCCCACGGGCTCCTCCTGCGCGTGCCCGGCGTGCGGCTGGGTCGGCCCCTGCGTGGACACCTGGTGCCTCGCCTCGCCACGCTGACGACGCAGCTCGCGCAGGCGCTCGGTGCGCGCAGCGCGCTTGAGGGCCAGCGCTGCACGGGCCCGCGGCTCGCGGCGGGCGAACCCGACCAGCAGGCCGAGAGCGACGAGCGTCGGCACGAGCGCCGAGCCGCCGTAGGAGACCAGGGGCAGCGGGATGCCGATGACCGGCAGCAGGGTCAGCACCATCGCGACGTTGATCATCATCTGGGCCAGGAGCCAGATCATCACGCCCGAGGTCAGGTAGCGCACGAACGGGTCGGCCGTGGTCACCGCGAGCCTCACCGCCGCGAAGGCGATGAGACCGAAGAGGCCGAGCACGAGCAGGGTGCCGACGAGCCCGAGCTCCTCGCCCAGCACGGCGAAGATGAAGTCGGTGTGCGCCTCGGGGAGCGTTCCCCACTTCTGCTGGCTCGCCGAGATGCCCTTGCCGAACCATCCGCCGGAGCTCATCGCGAACAGGCCGTGGGCGGCCTGCCACCCGCCGCCCTCGAAGTCCTTGAAGGGGTCGACGAAGGTCGTCAGGCGCTCCATGCGCTCCAGGTCCGTCGCGACGAGCGTCATGGCCGCCGCGGCGCCCGTGCCCATCGCGATCGCGAAGAGCTTGCCCGGGGCGCCCGCCACCCAGAGCACGCCGAGCGTGATGGCGAACAGCACGAGACCGGTGCCGAGGTCCTGCTGGAGGACGACGACCATGGCAGTCAGCAGCAGCATCACCGGCACGACCGGCACCAGCGTGTGGCGCCAGTCGACCAGCAGCGGCTCCTTGCGGGCGAGCACGTCCGCCGCCCACACGACCATCGTGAACTTCGCGATCTCCGAGGGCTGCAGCTGGACGGGCCCGAGCGCCACCCAGTTGGTGTTGCCGTTGACCTCGACGCCGAGGCCAGTGGTCGAGGCCACGATGAGCGCGAAGGTGACGCCGACGCCGACCCACGCCAACCGGCGCAGCAGCACCTGCGGCAGCTTCGTGGCCACCCACGCCAGCGGCAGCCCGACGAGGACCCAGGTGAACTGCCGCGTGAAGTAGTAGTAGCTCGTGTCGTAGAGACGGTAGGAGGCGACGCTCGAGGCGCTCAGCACCATGAGCAGCCCGATCAGGAGCAGCAGGCCGGTCGACCCGAGCAGCAGGTAGTACGACGCGAGCGGGTGGTCGAGCGTACGCCGCGTGGAGGCCGACCAGGTGCGCACCGGAGCGAGCACACCGCGGCCGGCCCTCGGAGCCCGGGTGGTGGTGGCGTCAGTCTCGGCCACGGGTCACGTCCCTCCTGAGGCTCCCGGGTCGCCCGCGACACCCAGGTGGTGCCGCACGGCGCTCGCGAACTTGGTGCCGCGGTCGGCGTAGTCGGCGAACTGGTCCATGGACGCGCAGCCCGGGGCCATCAGCACCGTGTCACCTGCCTCGGCGAGGTCGGCCGCGGCCCGGACCACACGCTCCATCACCCCATCCTCGCCGTCGCCGGTGTCGAAGACCGGGACGTCGGGAGCGTGTCGTCGTAAAGCCTCGGCCACCACCGCGCGGTCGCGACCGAGCAGCACGACGCCCCGCAGGCGGGCCGCGTGCGTGGCCACGAGCTCGTCGAACGTCGCGCCCTTCGCCAACCCGCCGGCGACCCAGACGACCGGCTCGTACGCGCCCAGCGAGGAGGACGCCGCGTGCGGGTTGGTGGCCTTGGAGTCGTCGACCCAGGTGATGCCGTGCTGCTCGGCGACCAGGGCGATGCGGTGGGCGTCGGGGCGGAAGGAGCGCAGCCCGTCGCGTACGTGGACCGGCTCGACCCCGTGCGCGCGCGCCAGGGCGGCCGCGGCCAGGGCGTCGGCGACCACGTGGGGCGCCGGGGAGAACAGGTCGCCGATCTGGCACAGCTCGGCGGCGGAGTCCCGGCGCGCGGCCACGAAGGCACGGTCGGCGAGCACGTCCTCGACGACCCCGACCATGCCCGGAGCCGGCACCCCGAGGGTGAAGCCGACGGCGCGGGCCCCCTCGACGACGTCGGCGTCACGGACCAGCTGCTCGGTGCGGGCGTCGGCGACGTTGTAGACGCAGGCGCGCTGCACGCCCTCGTACGCCTTGCCCTTGGCGGCCGCGTACTCCTCGAAGGTGCCGTGCCAGTCGACGTGGTCCTCGGCGACGTTCAGCACCGCCGCCGACTCCGCCGCGACCGAGCTCGACCAGTGCAGCTGGAAGCTGGAGAGCTCGACGGCGAGCACGTCGTACGGCTCGGGGTCCATCACGGCCTCGAGCACCGGCCGCCCGACGTTGCCGCACGCGGCGACCCGCAGCCCGGCGGCCTCGAGGATCGAGGCGAGCATGCGGACGGTGGTGGTCTTGCCGTTGGTGCCGGTCACGACGAGCCACGGCGCGGGGCGGGCGAGGTCGCGGACGCGCCAGGCGAGCTCGATCTCGCCCCACACCGGCACCCCGCGCTCCGCGGCCTGGGCCAGCAGCGGCGCGTCCGGGCGCCAGCCCGGCGAGGTGACGACCAGGTCGACGTGCTCGGGCAGCGTCGCGGTGCTGCCGGGGCCGAGGCGTACGTCGGCCCCGAGCACGGTGAGCAGCTCGGCGCGCTCGCTCTTGTCGCCGCGGCCCCCGGCCTCG
This region includes:
- a CDS encoding UDP-N-acetylmuramate--L-alanine ligase, producing MRVDIPDRILAVGELGHVHFVGIGGAGLSGIARVMAARGVRVSGSDGADSATLAALGEAGMTVHVGHAADQLGDADTVVVSTAVKDDNPEVVAARQRGLRIWPRSAALQSVLLDKRALAVAGTHGKTTTTSLLTMALREAGVDPSFAVGGDLAQLGTNAADGAGPDFVVEADESDGAFLVYTPHAAVVTNVEADHLDNWGTEEAYARAFVAFLDRVEPGGFVVLCIDDPGARALAAPAMQRGLRVLSVGEAEDADLRAVDVRVTGGRSFFTVTARPDVGVPDVAVALQIPGRHYVLDALAALACGVGLGYDVEALARGLEGFTGTRRRMERKGEAGGVRVYDSYAHHPREITGDLDAARSLLEEGQRLIVCFQPHMVSRTRLLGPEMGAALGAADEVVILDTYAAREEPDPEVGPALVASGCPLPSGSVHLGPEPAVVPSLLAELARPGDVVLTLGAGDVTRLGPLVLDELASTVTGEGA
- the murG gene encoding undecaprenyldiphospho-muramoylpentapeptide beta-N-acetylglucosaminyltransferase; the encoded protein is MRVLLAGGGTAGHTSPLLATADALRRLDPSTQVTALGTPKGLETRVVPEAGYPLELVPPVPLPRSLSADLVRVPGRVRRAVSETLAVIDRVRPDVVVGFGGYVSVPAYLAARRRRLPLVVHEGNALPGIANKLGARLTEHVATSFPDTVLRGATFTGLPIRRMISTLDRAALRAEAAAHFGLDPARTTLLVTGGSQGARRLNQTVPGVRAELAAAGVQVLHVTGAQGGVDADAMAAADPGGPAYVVRDYVDRMDLAYAAADAVVCRSGSNTVTEVAAVGLPAVFVPLPHGNGEQALNAAGVVDAGGALLVADGEFGPTWAVQHLVPLLADPERLTRMGAAATDLIPRDADERLAAMVREAVTAAGAAGTGR
- the ftsW gene encoding putative lipid II flippase FtsW; protein product: MAETDATTTRAPRAGRGVLAPVRTWSASTRRTLDHPLASYYLLLGSTGLLLLIGLLMVLSASSVASYRLYDTSYYYFTRQFTWVLVGLPLAWVATKLPQVLLRRLAWVGVGVTFALIVASTTGLGVEVNGNTNWVALGPVQLQPSEIAKFTMVVWAADVLARKEPLLVDWRHTLVPVVPVMLLLTAMVVVLQQDLGTGLVLFAITLGVLWVAGAPGKLFAIAMGTGAAAAMTLVATDLERMERLTTFVDPFKDFEGGGWQAAHGLFAMSSGGWFGKGISASQQKWGTLPEAHTDFIFAVLGEELGLVGTLLVLGLFGLIAFAAVRLAVTTADPFVRYLTSGVMIWLLAQMMINVAMVLTLLPVIGIPLPLVSYGGSALVPTLVALGLLVGFARREPRARAALALKRAARTERLRELRRQRGEARHQVSTQGPTQPHAGHAQEEPVGAGR
- a CDS encoding UDP-N-acetylmuramoyl-L-alanine--D-glutamate ligase — encoded protein: MTDVEGLGRHSDWSGVRAVVAGFGVSGFAAADTLVHLGAQVVALDESEAGGRGDKSERAELLTVLGADVRLGPGSTATLPEHVDLVVTSPGWRPDAPLLAQAAERGVPVWGEIELAWRVRDLARPAPWLVVTGTNGKTTTVRMLASILEAAGLRVAACGNVGRPVLEAVMDPEPYDVLAVELSSFQLHWSSSVAAESAAVLNVAEDHVDWHGTFEEYAAAKGKAYEGVQRACVYNVADARTEQLVRDADVVEGARAVGFTLGVPAPGMVGVVEDVLADRAFVAARRDSAAELCQIGDLFSPAPHVVADALAAAALARAHGVEPVHVRDGLRSFRPDAHRIALVAEQHGITWVDDSKATNPHAASSSLGAYEPVVWVAGGLAKGATFDELVATHAARLRGVVLLGRDRAVVAEALRRHAPDVPVFDTGDGEDGVMERVVRAAADLAEAGDTVLMAPGCASMDQFADYADRGTKFASAVRHHLGVAGDPGASGGT